One part of the Trichoplusia ni isolate ovarian cell line Hi5 chromosome 2, tn1, whole genome shotgun sequence genome encodes these proteins:
- the LOC113502430 gene encoding cuticle protein 3-like produces the protein MKLFVISAFFGFAAAAFAPAPYQAQSNRPQASLERNARIIALDSDVKEDSFRYNYETENGIKAEEQGREADGIEAQGGYQYTGDDGQIYSVSYAAGQGGFQPQGAHIPTSPPIPEEILKALEQNARDEAAGIIDDGQYNPGKYGDAAAFAQQPQYNARAQASSGFRQSYKY, from the exons ATGAAACTG TTCGTGATCTCCGCTTTCTTCGGCTTCGCCGCCGCGGCCTTCGCGCCCGCCCCCTACCAGGCTCAGTCCAACCGCCCCCAGGCCTCCCTCGAAAGGAACGCCAGGATCATCGCTCTGGACTCCGATGTCAAGGAAGACTCCTTCAGATACAACTATGAAACTGAGAACGGAATCAAGGCTGAGGAGCAGGGACGTGAG GCTGATGGTATCGAAGCTCAGGGTGGCTACCAGTACACCGGTGACGACGGTCAGATCTACTCCGTAAGCTACGCCGCTGGCCAGGGTGGTTTCCAGCCCCAGGGTGCCCACATCCCCACCTCCCCCCCGATCCCCGAGGAGATCCTGAAGGCTCTGGAGCAGAACGCCCGCGATGAGGCCGCTGGCATCATTGATGATG GTCAATACAACCCCGGCAAGTACGGTGACGCCGCTGCCTTCGCCCAACAGCCCCAGTACAACGCGAGAGCACAGGCTTCCTCAGGCTTCAGACAATCTTACAAATACTGA